GCCACGGTATGCCTCGTCGTTTCCTTAAAAATTGGCAAAGCGCTCTGTTGGAAGTTGCCTATTGAGAGTCCAgcgcaaaaatatttcagcgACGGAGGGAAGAAACACACAAAAAACCTGCAACTTCCTCGACGTTTCTTTCATTTTCGTTTTCAGTCGGTCGAACAGTGGCATTTCTCCCGCGGGCTTTGTCTCGGCCTTCTTTTGACGATAGGCTGATTCACGCAACGCTTGCGGTTTGCAGTCTGACGTTTGAGgtctaaaatatatgtaaagtgtataattaacattagTACGGCCGAACCGTCTTTGAGCAGAATGCGTGAAGATGGCTTGTATGTAGAAAAGTGTCCATTAATTCTTTGGATGTATACACGTACGTCTCCGATATGTCTATGccatttcttaatattataatatttatcggCATATGTGACATGTTCAATTAATTGcacgtttaataaatattgatcaaATCTCGAagacacatattaatattatgtgtataattaatgttgattaatctaaatttatagtttgattaattccttaactttttaaaataataaaattctatgtttaaaaaaaaacatttaacaaggcaattaaaattcttttagcaagattgattatttaaaatacaaaatatacccATTTTAACTGATTTCTCTGTACTCTGTGCATAACTTTGGACATTTGCTTTTAGAGGAAGATGATGTCATCTTTTCTATAGATTTGTATGACCTTAATCGTTTCTTGTCAGCTACTgatgtatttttttccaacTTCAGGTATGTTTCAAATGATTCAAAAGTCAAGGTATAAGTAGAACCATTAACAGATGTCAATTCTTCATCTTTCCTTTCCATGTTATgggaatattaatatatatgtttcttcAAATTCTATTGTTGaactttctttcgtttctTCTACGAAATCTCTTTCAATTGACCGATTTCTTGCGCTTCATCAGCGCATAGTTTTTCGAAATTTGCGATCTTTTCGAtctattattaatcaataaaaatgttttataaatgttattcttattttattaaatttataataataatcaaaaaattatttgtaaaactcaaatttagttaaatattttatctaaaatatcaattaaaatgcTCGAGTTATAGaaggtaaaataaattttttttaaactattttttttagactttgaaatacaatatatcttaacattttaaagtaGAGTTAAAATACAgtgtattttctaaaaatagcaccataaatagaattttttaaaataaaataaattaagtactCTTTTCATTAACCAAGAtatctcaaatattttatatccagCTCATACTTGTAAATGAAGTACTTGAAATAGGAAACGGAGATCTCATTATTGCACTTTCGCGAAGAATTACGATGGTCGTTGAACCCATTTTTAATTCATCGTCAATAGTAGAAGCTGGACTTCTTGCTATTATAAGCACTTTTTTCATTTCGCGTGTCTAAATTGATACGTAAATTCAAAACACAAATTTGTATCTCTTTTTATTcactgtttataaaatttataataaataagtaataattatataaattaaatctgaTAATCTGACCCAACCTGGTTATCATTATTCGCAGATCGCGTGCATACATTTCGGAACCTTTTCGAGAGATTCCTACAGAACTTAACAACTCTGTGATATAAAGccgaaattatgaaatattttgattataataaagttactCTTTGTAAATGTAGACAAGAAGtcaataaactaaaatttgaAAGTTGAACGTTGTGAAATTCGATTAGTATAATCGATATATTTCACGTCTGATGCATGATCATACGAAATGCAGATGTAATTATATCGTgtgtgtattatttaaaaatcattaataattattctttaaagataatacttttttatataaaaaataaataccttatataagatttatctgtattttcgaaaattaatCTCTGCTCttatttcttgatatttttgtCGGAAGTTTGGTTTGAATACAACGAACACTTTTTTCAACGATTGTCTTTGCTCTTGGTTTGTGACTTGACATATTTCTGGCTggtattttctaaaaagaatgtatttaacagaattaataaatgttaaaaaacgAGATTTACAGACAAGTTTGATATACCGTGTTTAAATCCACGTTCGATTCAAAATCGCTTGTATATTTCTtgctttcattattttctctGCTAGATGCCTCTTGGAACTTTAATGGATCTTCAAACGTTGTCTGAAAGTTCCGATCATATCGTATTTCTCTCGATGGCATAACTGCAAGTCATATGTTAAAGATTTAACTCTGATAATTCcagaataatattatcagcaaattttaattgattttattttcttatcaatttgcgtatgtaataaaataaatataactagtaaaataacatatataatgtatataataattctgtCTGTTTTACTGTTTGATGTTTCGATCTTTTCTTTAGCTTCATATTGTATGTCACGTATTTCTTTGGATCTACGTGATCTCTCTGGTGTTTTCGCTCGTTGATACTCGTCGCTATGTAGCCTCTCTGGAGTTTTTGTTCTCTGGTGTTCGGCACTTTCATCTTCTTGTACTTCTGTCCAAAATTCAGAAGGAGCAATACTTTGGTCACTCATAACAGCTCTTTTAATGTATCGTTGAGTCGGTTCGTAGCTATTGgtactaaaaagaaaaagatagaaaattatctttttttttaatatctttatatttgtatgtcttaaaatttagatttttgtgcctaattttaattttataagaataattaatataaagtattataatctaattaatagcaaaatgtaattatatatttcaaaagaatgatatgatattttttaaggtTAAGGATTTACTTTGTAACTTCAATCAATGCTGATTGTACATCGAGACTGTAATATGGAATTGTATAAGAGTTTTCATACTCGTCTGCGTGTTCCGGTTGGCGATCCGTATACTGCTTGACTCGCTTCGCTTCACTCGTCAATTCTTTCGAAGAAGTTCCGAATCTAGAGTCAGCAACATTACTTTCTTCTTTCGACATCGATGTTACGAAATGACGTGGAGTCTACCGAAagatattgtttataagttaatattttcttttattaaatcacaataaaattccttgttatatgtatttatatttttatagttttttttattttaagaaatacacTCGAAAAAGTAAGTGGAATGACGATCTTCCTCTACATTTCATTTTATCGTTACGTTTATAAAGGTAAAAGTTAAAAGAGATTGTACCTCATCGGTCCCCTCTTCAAGCAACATTAAAGTTACCGAGGCTCCGTCCAAAACCCCATGCAAATGTGGCATCTTTTGTTGACAACAATCGGTCGAACGTGCCTTCAGAATTTTCCACCAAGAATTTTCATCTtccaaaaacatttttattttctccatTTCCCGCAAACATGTAATTACCGCACGATGAGCCTCCTTCAGATCATTAATTCTAGCCATCGACGATTCCGACAGACTTTCCTCTTGAAACTTATTCTAAAATTCAAGACGGTATACCACAAGATATAATCCAAAGCTAGTCTAttcttactttattatttattatttgtgcaATGTGTTTGTTAAATTACCGTCTCGTCATGACACTTCGGTCTGTCGGGATCCTGAACGTTTCTCTTCAGTTCTTGAATTTTGTTTACACCACGTTCAACATTGTAAGAACCTGAATTAAATTCGTATACCAAATCCGTACCGACTTTCGCATTATATGTCGTTGGCTGGTAGTACTCTCTTCGTCTCGTGACAGGCGATTTATAACGGCTTTCCAAGGTGCGTGGATTGAAAGCAGCTGATTGAATAACGCGAGTGCAAATCCTGCACGGAGGTTcctaaaaagacaaaatattaCGTTCGAAAGGACATATACTGTCAGACATATC
This sequence is a window from Monomorium pharaonis isolate MP-MQ-018 chromosome 3, ASM1337386v2, whole genome shotgun sequence. Protein-coding genes within it:
- the LOC105838478 gene encoding uncharacterized protein LOC105838478 isoform X1, giving the protein MEPPCRICTRVIQSAAFNPRTLESRYKSPVTRRREYYQPTTYNAKVGTDLVYEFNSGSYNVERGVNKIQELKRNVQDPDRPKCHDETNKFQEESLSESSMARINDLKEAHRAVITCLREMEKIKMFLEDENSWWKILKARSTDCCQQKMPHLHGVLDGASVTLMLLEEGTDETPRHFVTSMSKEESNVADSRFGTSSKELTSEAKRVKQYTDRQPEHADEYENSYTIPYYSLDVQSALIEVTNTNSYEPTQRYIKRAVMSDQSIAPSEFWTEVQEDESAEHQRTKTPERLHSDEYQRAKTPERSRRSKEIRDIQYEAKEKIETSNIMPSREIRYDRNFQTTFEDPLKFQEASSRENNESKKYTSDFESNVDLNTKIPARNMSSHKPRAKTIVEKSVRCIQTKLPTKISRNKSRD
- the LOC105838478 gene encoding uncharacterized protein LOC105838478 isoform X2; translated protein: MEPPCRICTRVIQSAAFNPRTLESRYKSPVTRRREYYQPTTYNAKVGTDLVYEFNSGSYNVERGVNKIQELKRNVQDPDRPKCHDETNKFQEESLSESSMARINDLKEAHRAVITCLREMEKIKMFLEDENSWWKILKARSTDCCQQKMPHLHGVLDGASVTLMLLEEGTDETPRHFVTSMSKEESNVADSRFGTSSKELTSEAKRVKQYTDRQPEHADDTNSYEPTQRYIKRAVMSDQSIAPSEFWTEVQEDESAEHQRTKTPERLHSDEYQRAKTPERSRRSKEIRDIQYEAKEKIETSNIMPSREIRYDRNFQTTFEDPLKFQEASSRENNESKKYTSDFESNVDLNTKIPARNMSSHKPRAKTIVEKSVRCIQTKLPTKISRNKSRD